A genome region from Bradyrhizobium sp. WSM1417 includes the following:
- a CDS encoding aldehyde dehydrogenase family protein — MSVAYDFAHSPATEFMSRPQHLLIDGRRVPASSGRTFKSLNPATGQVIAVVAEGNEADVEYAVAAARRAFEGPWRTMRASERGQILLRWADLLKAHAEEIIELESIDAGKPIAATSRQDFPAAVDTLIYYAGWADKISGDVVPVRDDALTYTVREPVGVVAAIVPWNFPLMIGMWKLAPALACGCTIVMKPAELTSLSALRIAELALEAGLPAGVFNVVTGPGRVVGDALVNHPDVDKVTFTGSPGVGRGIMKGAASNFKRVSLELGGKSANVIFDDADLEAASKAAASGIFFNAGQVCSAGSRVLVQEKVYDEVVERLAARAKSLRIGDPLDRKTTLGPVISEKQMKSVLDYVDIGRKEGATLVTGGEKVGDRGYFISPAVFANVAHEMRISQEEIFGPVVSVIKFKDEADALRIANGTAYSLAAGVWSRDIGKLQRFAKRARAGTVWMNTYGYTDVRLPWGGERDSGLGREHGTAALDNFTEPKAVWMNLAV, encoded by the coding sequence ATGTCTGTTGCATATGACTTTGCCCACTCGCCGGCCACCGAGTTCATGTCCCGGCCACAGCATCTGCTGATCGACGGTCGCCGCGTCCCCGCAAGCTCCGGTCGCACCTTCAAGTCGCTCAATCCGGCCACCGGGCAGGTCATCGCCGTCGTCGCCGAGGGCAACGAGGCCGATGTGGAGTATGCGGTCGCCGCCGCGCGCCGGGCTTTCGAAGGTCCTTGGCGCACGATGCGGGCGTCCGAGCGCGGCCAGATCCTGCTGCGCTGGGCTGACCTGCTGAAGGCTCACGCCGAGGAGATCATCGAACTCGAGTCGATCGATGCCGGCAAGCCGATCGCCGCGACATCGCGGCAGGATTTTCCGGCCGCCGTCGACACGCTGATCTACTACGCCGGTTGGGCCGACAAGATCAGCGGCGACGTCGTGCCCGTGCGCGATGATGCCCTGACCTACACCGTGCGCGAGCCGGTCGGCGTGGTCGCGGCGATCGTGCCGTGGAATTTCCCGCTGATGATCGGGATGTGGAAGCTCGCGCCGGCGCTGGCCTGCGGCTGCACCATTGTGATGAAGCCGGCCGAGCTGACCTCGCTGTCGGCGCTGCGTATCGCCGAGCTCGCGCTCGAAGCCGGCCTGCCGGCGGGCGTCTTCAATGTCGTCACAGGCCCCGGCCGCGTCGTGGGCGACGCGCTGGTCAATCACCCTGATGTCGACAAGGTCACCTTCACCGGGTCTCCCGGTGTCGGGCGGGGAATCATGAAGGGCGCCGCAAGCAACTTCAAGCGCGTCTCGCTCGAGCTGGGCGGCAAGTCGGCCAACGTCATTTTCGACGATGCCGATCTCGAAGCCGCATCGAAAGCTGCGGCTTCCGGCATCTTCTTCAATGCCGGCCAGGTCTGCTCGGCCGGCTCTCGCGTGCTGGTGCAGGAGAAGGTCTATGACGAGGTCGTCGAGCGGCTGGCGGCGCGCGCAAAGTCGCTCCGGATCGGCGACCCGCTCGACCGCAAGACGACGCTCGGCCCCGTCATATCCGAGAAGCAGATGAAATCAGTCCTCGATTACGTCGACATCGGCCGGAAAGAGGGCGCGACCCTTGTCACGGGTGGCGAGAAGGTCGGCGACCGCGGCTACTTCATCAGCCCCGCGGTGTTCGCGAATGTCGCCCACGAGATGCGGATCTCGCAGGAGGAGATCTTTGGGCCCGTCGTCAGCGTCATCAAGTTCAAGGATGAGGCCGACGCTTTGAGGATTGCCAACGGCACGGCTTACAGCCTCGCCGCCGGCGTCTGGAGCCGCGACATCGGCAAGCTGCAGCGCTTCGCCAAGCGGGCGCGCGCGGGCACGGTCTGGATGAACACTTATGGCTATACCGACGTGCGCCTGCCCTGGGGCGGCGAGCGCGACTCCGGCCTCGGCCGCGAGCACGGCACCGCCGCGCTCGACAATTTCACCGAGCCCAAGGCTGTCTGGATGAATCTGGCCGTTTGA